The Agromyces mangrovi genome contains a region encoding:
- a CDS encoding PadR family transcriptional regulator, with the protein MAVRDALLALLTAGPAYGFQLHNELTRRTGGRRRINVGQTYATLERLARQSLVESAGSTHDGLPLHRLTGSGRAAASAWLDAEGERDADAWAETIDRVLIALSLPDVDASRTIAREAAWWGDSAGGDGETDAPSRSGADGAGLRALADDADDDRARAMLAWLEQAAGAAASSDVAFAFSAERPRRGRRPAAAREAPAGQASA; encoded by the coding sequence ATGGCCGTCCGCGATGCGCTCCTCGCCCTGCTCACCGCAGGTCCGGCGTACGGCTTCCAGCTCCACAACGAACTCACGCGTCGCACGGGCGGCAGGCGGCGCATCAACGTCGGGCAGACGTACGCCACGCTCGAGCGGCTCGCCAGGCAGTCGCTCGTCGAGTCGGCCGGCTCGACGCACGACGGCCTGCCGCTGCATCGGCTGACCGGCTCCGGGCGCGCCGCCGCGTCCGCGTGGCTGGATGCCGAGGGCGAGCGCGACGCCGACGCCTGGGCGGAGACCATCGACCGGGTGCTCATCGCGCTCTCGCTGCCCGACGTCGACGCTTCGCGCACGATCGCACGCGAGGCGGCGTGGTGGGGCGATTCGGCGGGTGGCGACGGCGAGACGGATGCCCCGAGCCGATCGGGTGCCGACGGCGCGGGCCTCCGTGCCCTGGCGGACGACGCCGACGACGATCGAGCGCGGGCGATGCTGGCCTGGCTCGAACAAGCCGCCGGTGCCGCCGCTTCAAGCGACGTGGCGTTCGCGTTCTCCGCCGAGCGCCCGCGTCGTGGGCGCAGGCCCGCGGCCGCCCGCGAGGCGCCTGCCGGTCAGGCGTCCGCGTAG
- a CDS encoding DUF3145 domain-containing protein, producing the protein MTDATRQARPARGVIYVHSAPRALCPHVEWAIGRALGTAVSLDWSEQPVLRGAQRGELYWEATQGSGAAIASALRGWEHLRFEVTEDPSPGSDGARWMHTPDLGVFHAQLDTAGNMVVPEDRIRYAMELAGTDAVELHRELRLALGQEWDDELEPFRHASDFAPVVWLHKVG; encoded by the coding sequence ATGACGGATGCAACTCGGCAGGCGCGGCCTGCGCGGGGCGTGATCTACGTGCACTCAGCGCCTCGCGCCCTCTGCCCGCACGTGGAGTGGGCGATCGGCCGTGCGCTCGGCACCGCGGTCAGCCTCGACTGGAGCGAGCAGCCGGTGCTCCGCGGCGCGCAGCGCGGTGAGCTGTACTGGGAGGCGACCCAGGGCTCCGGGGCGGCCATCGCGTCCGCGCTGCGCGGCTGGGAGCACCTGCGCTTCGAGGTGACGGAGGACCCGTCGCCCGGATCGGACGGCGCGCGCTGGATGCACACGCCCGACCTCGGCGTCTTCCACGCCCAACTCGACACGGCCGGCAACATGGTCGTGCCCGAAGACCGCATCCGCTACGCGATGGAACTCGCGGGCACGGACGCAGTCGAACTGCACCGGGAGCTGCGGCTCGCGCTCGGGCAGGAGTGGGACGACGAACTCGAGCCGTTCCGTCACGCGAGCGACTTCGCACCCGTGGTCTGGCTGCACAAGGTGGGGTAG
- a CDS encoding cytochrome c biogenesis CcdA family protein → MLALTLASFAAGVLTVLAPCVLPLLPVIVGGSVVRTSSDAATAERSWYRPFVIAASLAVSVVAFTMLLKATTALLGVPLLVWQLISGVIVAVFGLTLAMPRTWERIQLATGLQAGGGRLLDAGYRRGGLGGDVMLGAALGPAFSSCSPTYALIVATVLPASLAEGTLYVSMYAIGLALALLLIGLAGQGLARKLGWLADPNGWLRRAVGVLLVIVGIGVVLGLDKQLQTFVLDQGWYAPIEELERSLLP, encoded by the coding sequence GTGCTCGCCCTCACCCTCGCCTCGTTCGCCGCGGGCGTGCTGACCGTGCTCGCCCCGTGCGTGCTGCCCCTGCTGCCGGTGATCGTCGGCGGCTCCGTGGTGCGCACCTCGTCGGATGCGGCGACGGCGGAGCGCTCCTGGTACCGCCCGTTCGTCATCGCCGCGAGCCTCGCCGTCTCGGTCGTGGCGTTCACGATGCTGCTCAAGGCCACGACCGCCCTCCTCGGCGTGCCCCTGCTCGTCTGGCAGCTCATCTCGGGCGTGATCGTCGCCGTCTTCGGCCTGACCCTCGCGATGCCGCGCACGTGGGAGCGCATCCAGCTCGCGACCGGCCTCCAGGCGGGCGGGGGCCGACTGCTCGACGCGGGCTACCGGCGCGGCGGGCTCGGCGGCGACGTCATGCTGGGCGCAGCCCTCGGCCCGGCGTTCTCGAGCTGCAGCCCGACGTACGCGCTCATCGTCGCGACCGTGCTGCCCGCGTCGCTCGCCGAGGGCACGCTCTACGTCTCGATGTACGCGATCGGCCTCGCCCTCGCACTGCTGCTCATCGGCCTCGCCGGCCAGGGGCTCGCCCGGAAGCTCGGCTGGCTCGCCGACCCGAACGGCTGGCTGCGCCGTGCGGTGGGCGTGCTGCTCGTGATCGTGGGCATCGGCGTGGTGCTCGGCCTCGACAAGCAGCTCCAGACGTTCGTGCTCGACCAGGGCTGGTACGCCCCGATCGAGGAGCTCGAGCGCTCGCTGCTGCCCTGA